A section of the Labrus mixtus chromosome 15, fLabMix1.1, whole genome shotgun sequence genome encodes:
- the LOC132989506 gene encoding transmembrane and death domain protein 1-like: MGGPTQVLESYWSMQFSKKHQYLNQFDFVFRIHRITGELKERMSSTHGEDTVSEDIGVHQLERLVELLTPRECEDLLFALSHPEENIFEHLENLSPEKNKLDVKPRAKRDISSTEDSEAQCRTALTDWLLRYGEQTYYDRLSRALQHIGRTDVAIEVGKNINQDKVLSLKRFVEDYHKYVSSLNVPPVQSETKDGRPEGQRVKKRTVRDLSWRDLDLIVERAPVPLYQRGPLDVALPLLYGLLLGFGGTLLTGVAVLFMMIQISRRNQTSCEHRVTSSSSRELLVGDIILDDGSFLEDTRGSFEV, from the exons ATGGGAGGTCCTACTCAGGTGCTTGAATCTTATTGGTCGATGCAGTTCTCTAAAAAACACCAATACCTGAATCAG tttgattttgtttttcgcATTCACAGAATCACCGGGGAGCTTAAGGAGCGAATGAG ttCAACACACGGGgaggacacag TGTCAGAAGACATCGGCGTCCATCAGCTGGAGCGTTTAGTGGAGCTGCTGACGCCAAGGGAGTGCGAGGACCTGCTGTTCGCTCTCTCTCACCCGGAGGAGAATATTTTTGAGCACCTAGAAAACCTCTcgccagaaaaaaacaaactagacGTCAAACCTCGAGCCAAGAGAGACATCTCCTCTACTGAGG ATAGCGAGGCTCAGTGCCGGACAGCTCTGACAGACTGGCTGCTGAGGTATGGAGAGCAGACCTACTACGACAGGCTTTCTCGCGCCTTGCAGCACATCGGCAGAACAGACGTCGCAATCG AAGTGGGGAAGAACATCAACCAGGACAAAGTTTTGAGCCTTAAACGCTTTGTTGAAGACTATCACAAATACGTCAGCTCTTTAAACGTCCCACCTGTACAATCAGAAACAAAGGATGGAAGGCCTGAAGGCCAGAGGGTCAAGAAGAGAACGG tgaggGATCTGTCATGGCGTGACCTGGATCTGATTGTGGAGCGGGCTCCTGTGCCCCTGTACCAGAGAGGACCTCTGGATGTAGCCCTGCCGCTCTTGTATGGCCTCCTGCTGGGCTTTGGTGGAACCTTGCTGACTGGCGTCGCTGTACTTTTTATGATGATCCAGATCTCCAGGAGAAACCAAACCAGCTGTGAACACAGGGTcaccagcagctccagcagagaGCTCTTGGTTGGGGATATAATCTTGGATGATGGGAGCTTCTTGGAGGACACAAGGGGCAGTTTTGAGGTTTGA